A region from the Penaeus monodon isolate SGIC_2016 chromosome 17, NSTDA_Pmon_1, whole genome shotgun sequence genome encodes:
- the LOC119583914 gene encoding U1 small nuclear ribonucleoprotein C-like, giving the protein MRGAPLDSLQRPYGMMARVSSGNYGDMSDPSHMSMQGPSSRGFGGPPSPPSFSSPPSPPSNGGGYSYGASPSSSLPPPPSNGGSYTYSAPPSLRPSLPSPPSLSSNGGRYSYGAPDLQAAVSSFDAPAAEDPVAALAASIPGGGVPGEDYPILASVPDTGFSCEEQQFPGYYADTAPEAGCQVFHICQFDGRQDAFLCPNGTIFNQQYFVCDWWFNVDCAASEQFRSLNADIGKIPEENNLNNAYGSPRMQYGIPQQQQRLS; this is encoded by the coding sequence ATGCGCGGCGCCCCCTTGGACAGCCTTCAGAGGCCCTACGGCATGATGGCGAGGGTGTCCAGCGGTAACTACGGTGACATGTCTGACCCCTCACACATGTCCATGCAGGGTCCAAGTAGCCGTGGCTTTGGtggtcctccttcccctccttccttctcttctcccccttctcctccttccaacgGTGGCGGATACTCCTACGgggcctctccttcctcttctcttcctcctccaccatctaaCGGAGGCAGCTACACCTACAGCGCCCCTCCatctcttcgtccttctctcccttctccgcctTCGCTCTCTTCTAATGGAGGACGCTACTCGTACGGCGCCCCGGACCTCCAGGCGGCTGTCTCCAGCTTCGATGCCCCTGCAGCCGAGGACCCCGTCGCCGCCCTGGCTGCCAGTATCCCCGGCGGAGGCGTCCCTGGCGAGGACTACCCCATCCTGGCCTCCGTCCCCGACACCGGCTTCTCCTGCGAGGAACAGCAGTTCCCAGGCTACTATGCTGACACCGCCCCCGAGGCCGGCTGCCAAGTGTTCCACATCTGCCAGTTCGACGGCCGCCAGGACGCCTTTCTGTGCCCCAACGGCAccatcttcaaccagcagtacTTCGTGTGCGactggtggttcaacgtggactgCGCCGCGTCCGAACAGTTCCGAAGTCTCAATGCTGACATCGGCAAGATCCCCGAAGAAAATAACCTTAACAATGCATACGGCAGCCCTAGAATGCAATACGGTATTCCTCAACAGCAGCAACGTCTTTCCTAG
- the LOC119583913 gene encoding rhodanese domain-containing protein CG4456-like, whose product MPMPIRAPCPDIAYEELSRKASELLLVDVRLREEVREQGQLPGSHVLPVQELDEALGMSEADFERKYGFAKISPDDERLVITCRSGRRVGIADETLKAKGFAKHRLYRGSFLDWTAKGGPVEKPGKPFEPKE is encoded by the exons atgcccatgccCATCCGTGCCCCGTGCCCAGACATCGCCTACGAGGAGCTCTCCCGGAAGGCGTCCGAGCTGCTGCTGGTGGACGTGCGCCTGCGGGAGGAGGTGCGGGAGCAGGGCCAGCTGCCCGGGTCGCACGTGCTGCCTG tcCAGGAGCTCGACGAAGCCCTGGGCATGAGCGAGGCGGACTTCGAGAGGAAGTACGGCTTCGCGAAGATCAGTCCGGATGACGAGAGGCTGGTCATCACCTGCAGGTCCGGAAGGCGGGTCGGCATCGCGGACGAAACGCTCAAGGCCAAGGGATTCGCCAAACACAG ACTGTATCGCGGGTCCTTCCTGGATTGGACGGCGAAGGGAGGCCCTGTTGAGAAACCGGGAAAGCCTTTTGAACCGAAGGAGTAA